The genomic region GTGTCTCTGCACTATATTAATGTCGCATAcctgtacagctcatcgttccatcgactggagtgtttgccgtggccaacgcgcaaaggaccataaatctttcatagaacctttctctcgaaaacttgtaacgtcgactcatcaaatgttgtcagcatccatgcctctgcatcatatagcaagtcgggaataatgagtgacttatagagtttggtttttgttcgtcgagaaaagactttacttctcaacttATCCGAAgctggttgttatttttcattgggtgcTGGGGTCTCaaaaccagcgcacaaccctgcggagggaaTATTTCGacttctcattttagctcgccttcaaacggttgttctttggctacctagaggatacttggtctatgACCGGAATTCTTGAGCAGCTTGAGtcttatgtaaaagaatcgtttctggccaatCCCAAGTGCGTGAACTTCAACACATGACTGCATCCTCCAATTTTCAATACCAAAGCAAATTTATTTCTAGGTGTTTAAGGACATATTAGCTTTATGCTCGCATAATATTAAAAACCGACCTGAGCATTTTGGAAATATGGTTTTTAATCAAACCACGGCAAATTTATCTGTTGGGTAAGATGACTATGCAGTCTAACTAATCCCACCAAGAATACATATTGTGAAACACGTGCTAGCTATGTACGAAATTAGAatgatatttaatttacattctatgtttgtatatatttatatatgatttCAAAAGATAACGACTTTGGTTGAAGCAACGATAAGTGATTATATAGTGTAACAATATAATTACGTGTACCGTGGGATTTGCACTCAGAGACTCGTTAATCGTTGAGCGGTCAGCTGTCATTACACACATGCAGTTGCATTCGAAAGCATTTCGGAATTCgttacaaaaaatttcttctaaattttgaatttattgaatcaGTGAGTTAGTCGTGAACCATGGTCTTGAACCAGAGCATCAAGGAAGCAAAGCGTGAGTTTTTCTCACcaattttaagcttaatttataaaatttgtgatttttattttttaagtgatattattattttcattgcaTTTTCGTAGTGCCGATCTTCGGTCGACGTCATGTACAGTGTTTACTGCTCTTCTTTGGCGTCTCGCTCATCTATGCCATGCGCGTCAATTTGTCCATTGCCATTGTGGCGATGATGGATAAGAATGCGTCGAATCCCGATTTTCCTGTAAGTATAGTGATATGGAATTATGTAATacatcaaaatgaaaataaatatggcaAAGCCTGTGGAATCAAAGAAGTCGTTTGAAaccatcataaaaaattttaaagtgctGTCTAATTGTGAAAGAGAGTTTACAAGTATGACGGGTACTCTCATCTAACAAGTGAACATTTAAAACGGCAAAATCATTATCGAGATAAAGAAAATGTGTCTAcactaagtacatacatataaataaaattaacgcCAAGTCGAAAGGTCACAGTGACTTTTAATGTCATTCAaccagttggaaaattccagcaATGACAAAAAATTAGAATGCACCCCATTACACTCCGAAGTTCTAAAAATACACAGAAAGCTTAATACGAAAGTTTAATTAACCGCCAGGGAGAGAGAGGAGAGTTGAGTTCTGTCTCGCTCAGTTTTCCTCTCATTTTTCTCTGTGAAGTAGCTACGGGCATGCATGACGATACCGAGCACAaggtttgtgtgtgagcttctccgaacaaaacaaaagcaaagggAATTAGTGAGAGCAATTCTTCAATAGTCAAACTTTAAGTAAAGATTGTCAAAAGCTGAAGGAAACTTGAGGTCTTTGGAGATTTCTATATTAATAATCCGATAATTATTGCCTTATTTAGAAGAGAAACTATACCTTCATTGTAGCATCATATACTTGAAGTCTTCGCATAAAGGTGTATGTTATGGGAGTTTAAAAGGCTCCCGTATAAGGCACGTGTCTTTAACTGAAAACGGAATTAAATGTGCTTTAGATGAAAAGAATCCTTAATAACCAAACAAGTTTTGTCGGATATATTGTTTCGACTTAATATCTGATAAACGAAAGATGTAGTTGGTCTAAAGCTTTAAGGATGTTCGTTCATATTTTGGACCGTAAACGAACTACCTTACTTACTAATATTTAATCACAATCCAAATAATAATGATCTAGCTTGACCTTCTTTAAATTATATCCATTATATTGAGTATTTCATCTATTCACAGGAATACAAATGGTCGGAGCAAACAAAATCTCGAGTGATAAGCAGTTTCTTCTGCGGCTACATTTTCACACAAGTCCCTGGTGGCAATTTGGCGCGACGTTTCGGTGGCAAAGTAATGGTACTCTTTACGATGACCAGCAGCAGTATATTGGCTATATTGACACCGTTGGCCGTCAGCATAGGCGACTGGTGGTTATTATGTGTGCTACGTTTCCTACAAGGCTTAGGACAGGGTTCGACCATGCCAGCTGCGGTAACAATACTGGCCAAATGGGCGCCAGTTGAGGAACGCAGTTCTTTGGCAACATATCTTTTTTCGGGCGCACAATTCGGCACAGTTGTAATGTTGGGTAGCAGCGGCGCACTGGCCTCCTCCAGCTTAGGTTGGCcaagtatttattatataccCGGTATGTGCGGTTTGTGTTGGGCATTAATTTGGCTATGGCTTGGCGCGAGCTCACCTCGAGATTGTAAAGCTATTACACTTGCTGAACGCAATCACATCGAAACCTCATTGAATGCACACAAGAAAGACGACCACGAACATGAAATGCCCACCAAAGTGCCTTGGCGTAAGATAATCACTTCACCACCATTTTTGGCATTACTAGTGGCACAATGCGGCTACACATGGGCGTTCTGGACGCTGCTCACGCAAATACCATCGTATATGAATAGCGTACTTCACAAAGATATAAAGAGTAATGCGTTACTCTCTTCCCTACCGTATCTAACGATGGTGATTTTGGGTTTCATTTGTTGTCCCTTCGTGCGTGCTTTCGAGGAGTCAAAAGTCGTTAGCACCACAACTTCgcgcaaaattttcaataccatCGGTCAGTGGATACCCGTACCCACATTCATATGGTTGGCTTACGTGAGCGCAGATGAGAGCGATTTGGCTGTGGTGCTCTTAACGGTAACTGTTGCGATCAGTTCGATAACACATTTTGGCTGGCAGGTGAATCATATTGATCTCTCACCACACTTTTCTGGCACGCTGGTGGGTTTGACAAACACAGCCGCAAATATAATGAGCATCATTGCACCACTGGTCGTCGGATATATCGTGACCGATCCGGTAAGTTTTTacgaaatgcaaaaaatatttgagtgtttaaaatcaattttcaaaattttacagaCAAGTTCGCAACAATGGcgtataatatttttcatcgCTGGCGGCTACAATTTCATTGCGAATGCGCTCTTCCTTGCATTCGGCTCAGCAGAAATGCAACCCTGGCATAATGACGAAGTCAAGGTGCATGAGCTGCAACCACTAAATGGGAGTTCGTTGGT from Bactrocera tryoni isolate S06 chromosome 3, CSIRO_BtryS06_freeze2, whole genome shotgun sequence harbors:
- the LOC120771240 gene encoding putative inorganic phosphate cotransporter, whose amino-acid sequence is MVLNQSIKEAKLPIFGRRHVQCLLLFFGVSLIYAMRVNLSIAIVAMMDKNASNPDFPEYKWSEQTKSRVISSFFCGYIFTQVPGGNLARRFGGKVMVLFTMTSSSILAILTPLAVSIGDWWLLCVLRFLQGLGQGSTMPAAVTILAKWAPVEERSSLATYLFSGAQFGTVVMLGSSGALASSSLGWPSIYYIPGMCGLCWALIWLWLGASSPRDCKAITLAERNHIETSLNAHKKDDHEHEMPTKVPWRKIITSPPFLALLVAQCGYTWAFWTLLTQIPSYMNSVLHKDIKSNALLSSLPYLTMVILGFICCPFVRAFEESKVVSTTTSRKIFNTIGQWIPVPTFIWLAYVSADESDLAVVLLTVTVAISSITHFGWQVNHIDLSPHFSGTLVGLTNTAANIMSIIAPLVVGYIVTDPTSSQQWRIIFFIAGGYNFIANALFLAFGSAEMQPWHNDEVKVHELQPLNGSSLVTKPADVEKGKEAV